The proteins below come from a single Rosa rugosa chromosome 2, drRosRugo1.1, whole genome shotgun sequence genomic window:
- the LOC133731725 gene encoding WRKY transcription factor 44-like — translation METDHHDEDDQIYGEGEEVQDNTSSGGSNKLVIPEDGYEWKKYGQKFIKNVGKFRSYFKCQNSNCRAKKRAEWSSSEPDELRIVYEGVHNHTDNNASSAGSASHSQQPDSSSSLNPSTDANRYDLYTQVFGNQSFSKWDKKS, via the exons at GGAAACTGATCATCATGATGAGGATGATCAGATATACGGAGAAGGAGAGGAGGTGCAAGACAACACCAGCTCAGGCGGAAGCAACAAATTGGTGATACCAGAAGATGGCTACGAATGGAAAAAATATGGACAAAAGTTCATTAAAAATGTTGGAAAGTTCAG GAGCTATTTCAAGTGCCAAAACAGCAATTGTAGAGCCAAGAAGCGAGCCGAGTGGTCGAGCTCCGAGCCTGATGAACTTCGAATAGTGTATGAAGGGGTGCACAATCACACCGATAATAATGCCTCATCTGCAGGATCGGCTTCACATTCACAGCAGCCGGATTCCTCATCATCTTTAAATCCGAGTACTGATGCAAACCGGTATGACTTGTACACACAAGTTTTTGGTAATCAATCCTTCTCCAAGTGGGATAAAAAAAGTTGA